In Citrus sinensis cultivar Valencia sweet orange chromosome 2, DVS_A1.0, whole genome shotgun sequence, a single genomic region encodes these proteins:
- the LOC102630102 gene encoding extensin-1 yields MARKLIQNFPTLFFYSILVNFLVLTMQDQPCPYPCYPPPTGPGSGTPTTGTPSPPATTLTPPSSSGSGSVSSYPPPTGYYSPPSENLPNYPAPPNGNNLYGPPPPDPILPYFPYYYRKPPHQTDNQSSATSTGKSMALITAANVLVFVFVFTSCL; encoded by the coding sequence ATGGCtagaaaattgatacaaaaTTTCCCAACCCTTTTCTTCTACTCTATACTTGTCAATTTTCTCGTCTTAACCATGCAAGATCAGCCCTGCCCATATCCATGTTACCCGCCGCCTACCGGCCCAGGCTCGGGTACCCCCACCACCGGCACCCCATCGCCTCCGGCTACAACTTTGACACCACCTTCCAGCTCAGGCTCAGGCTCAGTCTCCTCGTACCCTCCTCCTACAGGGTATTACTCTCCACCATCGGAGAATTTACCAAACTACCCCGCACCACCTAATGGTAATAATCTTTATGGCCCTCCACCTCCGGACCCTATCTTGCCATATTTCCCATACTACTACCGGAAACCTCCTCATCAAACAGACAACCAGTCATCGGCAACAAGTACCGGGAAGTCGATGGCCCTGATCACGGCAGCAAAtgttcttgtttttgtttttgtttttacttcttGTTTAtga
- the LOC102630402 gene encoding protein WVD2-like 7 isoform X2: MTDSLHSGSISFGRFETEPLCWERRSSFSHNRYLEEVERCSKPGSVVEKKAYFEAHFKRKARLVQEQSECGNAVEYHAGENDVLENERCVDDYDNGSNHYDRYDKGSPESMVYRKDFDNGNERSHSYHFDENVSEYENRIVGFDNENEGSQFDNANENNQFSHFDESPEVSEYHGEYDFVGCEREDPSVLPAESQMGAALDSANVVPEDVSPEEMHVTKSGCSKLLLGNDEPDIESNLNVHAVDVGESSNPMDLSPKNGTVSKGYKSSSDSRPIHSPKSRVLAGSKATKGRLNSLVDTSHVSRRTSCDTSKTAAKSQNRKEKESPVRMKAEKQPLKTSIPVRHSCQRSPMTQDSESSAAKTKMENKSEKELRTKKAEPQPSTLKKIDSRTRLTTNNLKQTADSTKPAVRSSAAAFSFRIDERAERRKEFFTKLEEKMHAKESEMNQIQAKAQEKTQAEIKQFRKSLNFKATPMPSFYHAAALPGSDGNKGPAKLQHKSTGPVTKGTARSPLLAKAGKDRTLRVGESAGAIDEASKSSTSELAEVVTVSSSPPTKRSNHHKTVMKIGATEQKGQEKEKSPSLQKHRTSESNKIKKEKSNDGRPEVGARRKSLKGIGISNTSGVGRLAVGVAS; this comes from the exons ATG ACAGACTCTTTGCACTCTGGTTCTATATCTTTTGGAAGGTTTGAAACCGAACCCCTATGTTGGGAAAGGAGATCATCTTTCTCACACAATAGGTATCTTGAAGAGGTTGAGAGATGCTCAAAACCAGGTTCAGTCGTTGAAAAGAAAGCTTACTTTGAAGCTCACTTCAAGAGGAAGGCCCGTCTAGTTCAGGAACAATCTGAGTGTGGAAATGCGGTAGAGTACCATGCTGGTGAAAATGATGTCTTGGAAAATGAGCGATGCGTAGATGATTATGATAATGGCAGCAACCATTATGATAGGTATGATAAAGGTTCCCCAGAGAGCATGGTCTACAGGAAGGATTTTGATAATGGAAATGAAAGGAGTCACAGCTATCACTTTGATGAGAATGTCTCAGAATATGAAAATCGCATAGTGGGATTTGATAATGAGAATGAAGGGAGTCAGTTTGataatgcaaatgaaaatAACCAATTCAGTCACTTTGATGAGAGCCCTGAAGTTTCAGAATATCATGGAGAGTATGATTTTGTGGGATGTGAAAGAGAAGATCCTTCAGTTCTACCTGCAGAATCTCAAATGGGAGCTGCTTTGGACAGTGCCAATGTTGTCCCTGAAGATGTTAGCCCTGAGGAAATGCATGTAACTAAATCTGGCTGCAGCAAGTTGCTTCTGGGTAATGATGAACCAGATATAGAAAGTAACCTCAATGTTCATGCAGTTGATGTAGGTGAATCATCTAACCCAATGGACTTGTCCCCCAAAAATGGAACAGTCAGTAAAGGTTATAAATCTAGTTCAGATAGCCGGCCAATTCATTCTCCAAAG TCAAGGGTTCTAGCAGGAAGTAAAGCTACCAAGGGCAGACTGAACTCTCTGGTCGATACCAGTCATGTCTCGAGACGAACTTCTTGTGACACATCAAAAACTGCTGCAAAGAGTCAAaatagaaaggaaaaagagagtCCGGTGAGAATGAAAGCAGAAAAGCAGCCGTTAAAAACATCCATTCCAGTTAGACATTCATGTCAGAGATCTCCAATGACACAG GATTCTGAGAGTTCAGCTGCAAAAACAAAGATGGAGAATAAGag TGAAAAGGAATTAAGGACCAAGAAAGCTGAACCCCAGCCTTCTACTTTGAAAAAGATTGACTCTAGAACACGTCTAACAACAAATAA CCTTAAGCAGACTGCTGATTCAACCAAGCCAGCTGTTAGGTCAAGTGCTGCAGCTTTCAGTTTCAGAATTGATGAACGTGCAGAAAGGAGGAAAGAG TTCTTCACGAAGTTGGAGGAAAAAATGCATGCTAAAGAGTCTGAGATGAATCAGATCCAAGCAAAAGCACAG GAAAAGACACAGGCTGAAATTAAGCAATTCCGGAAAAGCCTTAATTTCAAAGCAACACCTATGCCTTCTTTCTATCATGCTGCTGCGCTACCTGGATCTGATGGAAACAAG GGTCCAGCTAAACTTCAACATAAGTCGACTGGTCCGGTGACGAAAGGCACTGCAAGATCACCATTGCTTGCCAAGGCAGGAAAAGACAGAACCCTACGAGTCGGTGAATCTGCAGGGGCAATTGACGAGGCATCTAAATCCTCGACATCCGAGCTGGCTGAAGTTGTTACCGTCTCTTCATCTCCACCAACCAAAAGGAGCAATCATCACAAAACGGTAATGAAAATTGGAGCTACTGAGCAGAAAGGGCAGGAGAAGGAGAAAAGTCCTAGTTTGCAGAAACATCGAACATCAGAGAgtaataagattaaaaaagaaaaaagcaacgATGGGAGGCCCGAAGTGGGTGCTCGGAGGAAGAGTTTGAAAGGCATTGGCATCAGCAACACCTCCGGAGTGGGTCGTCTAGCAGTTGGTGTGGCCTCCTGA
- the LOC102630402 gene encoding protein WVD2-like 7 isoform X1: MAGEIEEPVSFSFQTDSLHSGSISFGRFETEPLCWERRSSFSHNRYLEEVERCSKPGSVVEKKAYFEAHFKRKARLVQEQSECGNAVEYHAGENDVLENERCVDDYDNGSNHYDRYDKGSPESMVYRKDFDNGNERSHSYHFDENVSEYENRIVGFDNENEGSQFDNANENNQFSHFDESPEVSEYHGEYDFVGCEREDPSVLPAESQMGAALDSANVVPEDVSPEEMHVTKSGCSKLLLGNDEPDIESNLNVHAVDVGESSNPMDLSPKNGTVSKGYKSSSDSRPIHSPKSRVLAGSKATKGRLNSLVDTSHVSRRTSCDTSKTAAKSQNRKEKESPVRMKAEKQPLKTSIPVRHSCQRSPMTQDSESSAAKTKMENKSEKELRTKKAEPQPSTLKKIDSRTRLTTNNLKQTADSTKPAVRSSAAAFSFRIDERAERRKEFFTKLEEKMHAKESEMNQIQAKAQEKTQAEIKQFRKSLNFKATPMPSFYHAAALPGSDGNKGPAKLQHKSTGPVTKGTARSPLLAKAGKDRTLRVGESAGAIDEASKSSTSELAEVVTVSSSPPTKRSNHHKTVMKIGATEQKGQEKEKSPSLQKHRTSESNKIKKEKSNDGRPEVGARRKSLKGIGISNTSGVGRLAVGVAS; this comes from the exons ATGGCTGGAGAGATTGAAGAACCTGTGAGCTTTAGCTTTCAG ACAGACTCTTTGCACTCTGGTTCTATATCTTTTGGAAGGTTTGAAACCGAACCCCTATGTTGGGAAAGGAGATCATCTTTCTCACACAATAGGTATCTTGAAGAGGTTGAGAGATGCTCAAAACCAGGTTCAGTCGTTGAAAAGAAAGCTTACTTTGAAGCTCACTTCAAGAGGAAGGCCCGTCTAGTTCAGGAACAATCTGAGTGTGGAAATGCGGTAGAGTACCATGCTGGTGAAAATGATGTCTTGGAAAATGAGCGATGCGTAGATGATTATGATAATGGCAGCAACCATTATGATAGGTATGATAAAGGTTCCCCAGAGAGCATGGTCTACAGGAAGGATTTTGATAATGGAAATGAAAGGAGTCACAGCTATCACTTTGATGAGAATGTCTCAGAATATGAAAATCGCATAGTGGGATTTGATAATGAGAATGAAGGGAGTCAGTTTGataatgcaaatgaaaatAACCAATTCAGTCACTTTGATGAGAGCCCTGAAGTTTCAGAATATCATGGAGAGTATGATTTTGTGGGATGTGAAAGAGAAGATCCTTCAGTTCTACCTGCAGAATCTCAAATGGGAGCTGCTTTGGACAGTGCCAATGTTGTCCCTGAAGATGTTAGCCCTGAGGAAATGCATGTAACTAAATCTGGCTGCAGCAAGTTGCTTCTGGGTAATGATGAACCAGATATAGAAAGTAACCTCAATGTTCATGCAGTTGATGTAGGTGAATCATCTAACCCAATGGACTTGTCCCCCAAAAATGGAACAGTCAGTAAAGGTTATAAATCTAGTTCAGATAGCCGGCCAATTCATTCTCCAAAG TCAAGGGTTCTAGCAGGAAGTAAAGCTACCAAGGGCAGACTGAACTCTCTGGTCGATACCAGTCATGTCTCGAGACGAACTTCTTGTGACACATCAAAAACTGCTGCAAAGAGTCAAaatagaaaggaaaaagagagtCCGGTGAGAATGAAAGCAGAAAAGCAGCCGTTAAAAACATCCATTCCAGTTAGACATTCATGTCAGAGATCTCCAATGACACAG GATTCTGAGAGTTCAGCTGCAAAAACAAAGATGGAGAATAAGag TGAAAAGGAATTAAGGACCAAGAAAGCTGAACCCCAGCCTTCTACTTTGAAAAAGATTGACTCTAGAACACGTCTAACAACAAATAA CCTTAAGCAGACTGCTGATTCAACCAAGCCAGCTGTTAGGTCAAGTGCTGCAGCTTTCAGTTTCAGAATTGATGAACGTGCAGAAAGGAGGAAAGAG TTCTTCACGAAGTTGGAGGAAAAAATGCATGCTAAAGAGTCTGAGATGAATCAGATCCAAGCAAAAGCACAG GAAAAGACACAGGCTGAAATTAAGCAATTCCGGAAAAGCCTTAATTTCAAAGCAACACCTATGCCTTCTTTCTATCATGCTGCTGCGCTACCTGGATCTGATGGAAACAAG GGTCCAGCTAAACTTCAACATAAGTCGACTGGTCCGGTGACGAAAGGCACTGCAAGATCACCATTGCTTGCCAAGGCAGGAAAAGACAGAACCCTACGAGTCGGTGAATCTGCAGGGGCAATTGACGAGGCATCTAAATCCTCGACATCCGAGCTGGCTGAAGTTGTTACCGTCTCTTCATCTCCACCAACCAAAAGGAGCAATCATCACAAAACGGTAATGAAAATTGGAGCTACTGAGCAGAAAGGGCAGGAGAAGGAGAAAAGTCCTAGTTTGCAGAAACATCGAACATCAGAGAgtaataagattaaaaaagaaaaaagcaacgATGGGAGGCCCGAAGTGGGTGCTCGGAGGAAGAGTTTGAAAGGCATTGGCATCAGCAACACCTCCGGAGTGGGTCGTCTAGCAGTTGGTGTGGCCTCCTGA